A DNA window from Variovorax sp. J2L1-78 contains the following coding sequences:
- a CDS encoding amidase, translating into MAIKRPTLDQLQEVALDLGIHLSDAQAGTYNALLQANFDAYDLIDAMPDYQPAVTYARTPGYRPAGEENKYGAWYAKTTIKGKPEGKLAGKTVVLKDNVCLAGVPMMNGASTLEGYVPNVDATVVTRLLDAGATVVGKSVCEYFCFSGGSHTSASGPVHNPHRMGYSAGGSSSGSAALVAAGEVDLAIGGDQGGSIRMPASFCGIYGMKATHGLVPYTGVMPIELTIDHTGPMTGNVTDNALMLEVLAGPDGLDPRQHAGQTAKPYSELMKEGVRGLRIGIVKEGFGWPQSDPAVDAKVRKAAEVFTKLGAVVSEISVPMHRVGPAIWLPIAAEGATQQMMKDNGHGFNWKGLYVTSMVDFHAGWKQRADELSETLKLTMVLGEYFIKHYRGHYYAKAQNLGRKLTAAYDSVFTDYDLLLMPTLPITASPIPAPGASIEEVVTRAFEVLPNTCPFDVTGHPSMSIPCGLIDGLPVGMMLTGRSYDEATIYRAAYAFEQAGDWKAI; encoded by the coding sequence ATGGCCATCAAGCGCCCCACCCTCGACCAGCTGCAGGAGGTCGCGCTCGACCTCGGCATTCACCTCTCCGATGCCCAGGCAGGCACCTACAACGCCTTGCTGCAGGCGAACTTCGACGCCTACGACCTGATCGATGCCATGCCGGACTACCAGCCTGCGGTGACCTACGCGCGCACGCCCGGCTACCGCCCCGCCGGCGAAGAGAACAAGTACGGCGCCTGGTACGCCAAGACCACGATCAAGGGCAAGCCCGAAGGCAAGCTGGCCGGCAAGACCGTGGTGCTCAAGGACAACGTCTGCCTCGCGGGCGTGCCGATGATGAACGGCGCGTCGACGCTCGAAGGCTATGTGCCGAACGTGGACGCCACGGTCGTCACGCGCCTGCTCGATGCAGGTGCGACGGTGGTCGGCAAGTCGGTCTGCGAATACTTCTGCTTCTCGGGCGGCTCGCACACCAGCGCCTCCGGGCCGGTGCACAACCCGCACCGCATGGGCTACTCGGCCGGCGGATCGTCCTCGGGCAGCGCGGCGCTGGTGGCGGCGGGCGAGGTCGACCTGGCAATCGGCGGCGACCAGGGTGGTTCGATCCGCATGCCGGCCTCCTTCTGCGGCATCTACGGCATGAAGGCCACGCACGGCCTCGTTCCCTACACCGGTGTCATGCCGATCGAACTGACCATCGACCACACGGGGCCGATGACCGGCAACGTCACCGACAACGCGTTGATGCTCGAGGTGCTGGCGGGCCCCGACGGCCTCGACCCGCGCCAGCACGCGGGCCAGACCGCCAAGCCCTACAGCGAACTCATGAAGGAAGGCGTGCGCGGGCTGCGCATCGGCATCGTCAAGGAAGGTTTCGGATGGCCGCAGTCGGATCCGGCGGTCGATGCCAAGGTCCGCAAGGCCGCCGAGGTGTTCACGAAGCTGGGGGCCGTCGTCAGCGAGATCTCCGTGCCGATGCACCGCGTCGGCCCCGCGATCTGGCTGCCGATCGCCGCCGAGGGCGCGACCCAGCAGATGATGAAGGACAACGGGCACGGGTTCAACTGGAAGGGCCTGTACGTCACCAGCATGGTCGACTTCCACGCCGGCTGGAAGCAGCGTGCCGACGAACTCTCCGAGACGCTGAAGCTCACGATGGTGCTGGGCGAGTACTTCATCAAGCACTACCGCGGCCACTACTACGCGAAGGCGCAGAACCTCGGGCGGAAGCTCACGGCCGCCTACGACAGCGTGTTCACCGACTACGACCTGCTGCTCATGCCGACGCTGCCGATCACCGCGTCGCCGATCCCCGCGCCCGGCGCCTCGATCGAGGAAGTGGTCACGCGCGCCTTCGAGGTGTTGCCCAACACCTGCCCGTTCGATGTCACCGGCCATCCGTCCATGAGTATTCCCTGCGGCCTGATCGATGGTCTGCCGGTCGGAATGATGCTCACCGGCCGCAGCTACGACGAAGCCACGATCTACCGCGCCGCCTACGCCTTCGAGCAGGCCGGTGACTGGAAGGCGATCTGA
- a CDS encoding ATP-binding cassette domain-containing protein, protein MSTPLIETRNLNVRFGGVHATRDVNFTLAEAELRCVIGPNGAGKSTFFKLLTGQVKPTSGQILFRGQDISKMQPHDPGRLGIGIKTQVPSLFNGLSVWENVWLSARRLNSTEQANHITRETLERVGMWAYRDALAGLLAHGMRQWVEIGVVIAADPPLILLDEPAAGMSDAEVARTAELILEINRQHALVVVEHDMNFIRMIAKKVTVLHQGAVIKEDTPDRIMSDPLIQQIYLGKKPH, encoded by the coding sequence GTGAGCACGCCACTGATCGAGACCCGCAACCTCAACGTGCGCTTCGGCGGCGTGCACGCCACGCGCGACGTGAATTTCACACTGGCCGAGGCCGAGCTGCGCTGCGTGATCGGCCCGAACGGCGCCGGCAAGAGCACCTTCTTCAAGCTGCTAACCGGGCAGGTCAAGCCGACCTCGGGGCAGATCCTGTTCCGCGGCCAGGACATCTCGAAGATGCAGCCGCACGACCCGGGCCGCCTGGGCATCGGCATCAAGACCCAGGTGCCCAGCCTGTTCAACGGCCTGAGCGTATGGGAGAACGTGTGGCTGTCGGCGCGCCGACTCAACAGCACCGAGCAGGCGAACCACATCACCCGCGAGACGCTCGAGCGCGTGGGCATGTGGGCCTACCGCGACGCGCTGGCCGGGCTGCTGGCGCACGGTATGCGGCAATGGGTGGAGATCGGCGTGGTGATCGCGGCCGACCCGCCACTGATCCTGCTGGACGAACCGGCCGCCGGCATGAGCGACGCCGAGGTGGCGCGCACCGCCGAACTCATCCTGGAGATCAACCGCCAGCACGCGCTGGTGGTGGTGGAACACGACATGAACTTCATCCGCATGATCGCCAAGAAGGTGACGGTGCTGCACCAGGGCGCCGTGATCAAGGAGGACACACCGGACCGCATCATGAGCGACCCGCTGATCCAGCAGATCTACCTCGGCAAGAAGCCGCACTGA
- a CDS encoding substrate-binding domain-containing protein, with product MYSPLRSVTPRAPAALPGSALRRPLCSGQAERPLLARQELQIALCVPLGGTAGIWGPSAMASAKLAVAELNREAGIGGRSCRLLTINASDDSPDIEATLTELVQAGDIDAIIGMHTSGVRQRILRAIGGQIPFIYTPLYEGGESTPGVFAIGETTARQLQPAIHWLGQRKRPRRWFAIGNDYVWPHVSHRMARGYISEAGAELVGEMYVPFGTTDYSQALDALRLNRADAVLLSLVGQDAIDFNRAFGAAGFSRAMLRLSCALGENELLGIGGDNAEDLYVACGYFATLDTEANLAFKERYRAHFGERAPTLNTFGQSTYEGMHFLAALLDREQGQRAYHEHLGGAPLRYRSVRNAAYEGDGITRTPIYLARAEGNAFRVITQF from the coding sequence ATGTATTCGCCCCTTCGATCGGTCACGCCGCGCGCGCCTGCCGCCTTGCCGGGCAGCGCGTTGCGCCGTCCGTTGTGTTCCGGCCAGGCCGAGCGGCCGCTACTGGCGCGGCAGGAACTGCAGATCGCCCTGTGCGTGCCACTGGGCGGAACGGCCGGCATCTGGGGGCCATCGGCGATGGCTTCGGCCAAGCTGGCCGTGGCCGAACTCAACCGCGAAGCAGGCATCGGCGGACGCTCGTGCCGTCTGCTGACCATCAATGCGTCCGATGATTCGCCCGATATCGAGGCCACCCTGACCGAGTTGGTGCAGGCCGGCGACATCGACGCCATCATCGGCATGCACACCAGCGGTGTGCGCCAGCGCATCCTGCGCGCTATCGGTGGCCAGATTCCTTTCATCTACACGCCGCTCTACGAAGGCGGGGAATCGACGCCCGGTGTCTTCGCCATCGGCGAGACGACCGCGCGCCAGCTGCAGCCTGCGATCCACTGGCTCGGCCAGCGCAAACGCCCACGGCGCTGGTTCGCCATCGGCAACGACTACGTCTGGCCCCATGTCTCGCACCGCATGGCGCGCGGCTACATCAGCGAAGCCGGAGCCGAACTCGTCGGCGAGATGTACGTGCCCTTCGGCACCACCGACTACTCCCAGGCACTCGATGCGCTGCGGCTGAACCGGGCCGACGCGGTGCTGTTGTCGCTGGTCGGCCAGGATGCGATCGACTTCAACCGCGCATTCGGTGCAGCGGGCTTCTCGCGCGCGATGCTGCGGCTGTCCTGCGCGCTCGGAGAGAACGAGCTGCTCGGCATCGGCGGCGACAACGCAGAGGACCTGTACGTGGCCTGCGGCTACTTCGCCACCCTCGATACCGAGGCCAACCTCGCATTCAAGGAGCGGTACCGCGCCCATTTCGGCGAGCGCGCGCCCACGCTCAACACCTTCGGCCAGTCGACCTACGAAGGCATGCATTTCCTGGCGGCCCTGCTCGATCGGGAACAGGGCCAGCGGGCCTACCACGAGCACCTGGGCGGCGCGCCGCTGCGCTACCGCAGCGTTCGCAACGCGGCCTACGAGGGCGACGGCATCACGCGCACGCCCATCTATCTCGCACGCGCCGAAGGCAACGCGTTCCGCGTGATCACGCAGTTCTGA
- a CDS encoding GMP reductase, which yields MQIFDYDNILLLPRKCRVESRSECDASVTLGGRSFRIPVVPANMKTVVDERISLWLAQHGYFYVMHRFDLDNVKFVKHMHAKGTFASISLGVKQADYDTVDQLAAAGLVPEYITIDIAHGHADTVKNMIAYLKDKLPKSFVIAGNVGTPEAVIDLENWGADATKVGIGPGKVCITKLKTGFGTGGWQLSALKWCARVATKPIIADGGIRDHGDIAKSIRFGASMVMIGSLFAGHEESPGKTVEVDGVLFKEYYGSASDFNKGEYKHVEGKRILEPIKGKLADTLIEMEQDVQSSISYAGGKALMDIRKVNYVTLGGANEGEHLLM from the coding sequence ATGCAGATCTTCGACTACGACAACATCCTGCTGCTGCCGCGCAAATGCCGCGTGGAAAGCCGTTCGGAATGCGACGCGAGCGTCACACTCGGCGGCCGCAGCTTCCGCATCCCGGTCGTGCCGGCCAACATGAAGACGGTGGTCGACGAGCGCATCAGCCTCTGGCTGGCGCAGCACGGCTATTTCTATGTGATGCACCGCTTCGACCTCGACAACGTCAAGTTCGTGAAGCACATGCACGCCAAGGGCACCTTCGCCTCGATCTCGCTGGGGGTGAAGCAGGCGGACTACGATACGGTCGACCAGTTGGCCGCGGCCGGCCTCGTGCCGGAATACATCACGATCGACATCGCGCACGGCCATGCCGACACGGTGAAGAACATGATCGCCTACCTCAAGGACAAGCTGCCTAAGAGCTTCGTGATCGCGGGCAATGTGGGTACGCCCGAGGCCGTCATCGACCTGGAGAACTGGGGCGCCGACGCGACCAAAGTCGGCATCGGCCCGGGCAAGGTCTGCATCACCAAGCTCAAGACCGGGTTCGGCACGGGTGGCTGGCAGCTGAGCGCGCTCAAGTGGTGTGCGCGGGTGGCGACCAAGCCCATCATTGCCGACGGCGGCATCCGCGACCATGGCGACATCGCCAAGAGCATCCGCTTCGGCGCGTCGATGGTGATGATCGGTTCGCTGTTCGCGGGCCATGAAGAGTCGCCCGGCAAGACGGTCGAGGTCGACGGCGTGCTCTTCAAGGAGTACTACGGCTCGGCCAGCGACTTCAACAAGGGCGAGTACAAGCATGTCGAAGGCAAGCGCATCCTCGAGCCGATCAAAGGCAAGCTGGCCGACACGCTGATCGAGATGGAGCAGGACGTGCAGAGCTCCATCAGCTATGCCGGCGGCAAGGCGCTGATGGACATCCGCAAGGTCAACTACGTCACGCTCGGCGGCGCCAACGAAGGCGAACACCTGCTGATGTAG
- a CDS encoding MarR family winged helix-turn-helix transcriptional regulator: MSPQDPPQDISQYLAYLLASANRRMRIGLAQSIAAEEVTEEHWRILQVLADEQGRSMGELAEIVLLNHPALTKNIDKLVSRGLVLRAADAADSRRVLVYISDLGLETVSRLKKSVDAHHSVIEEALGPRKTSQLKKLLENFIDECEAG; the protein is encoded by the coding sequence ATGTCCCCGCAAGACCCTCCGCAAGACATCTCGCAGTACCTCGCCTACCTGCTGGCGTCCGCCAACCGACGCATGCGCATCGGACTGGCGCAATCCATCGCAGCGGAGGAGGTGACGGAGGAGCACTGGCGCATCCTGCAGGTTCTCGCGGACGAGCAAGGCCGCTCCATGGGCGAGCTGGCGGAAATCGTGCTGCTGAACCATCCGGCGCTCACGAAGAACATCGACAAGCTGGTGAGCCGCGGCTTGGTGCTGCGCGCGGCCGATGCCGCCGACAGCCGACGGGTGCTGGTCTACATCAGCGATCTGGGCCTGGAAACCGTATCGCGGCTCAAGAAGAGCGTCGACGCGCACCACAGCGTGATCGAGGAAGCACTCGGGCCGCGCAAGACCAGCCAGCTCAAGAAGCTGCTCGAGAACTTTATCGACGAGTGCGAGGCGGGCTGA
- a CDS encoding branched-chain amino acid ABC transporter permease, with translation MNRFAKSWVSAAVSLAVGVALLFGLPGVLDDYTLIEVTIYAVMSILGVSLAFIWGFGGILCFGQTAFFGLGAYTYAIGVMNTGDSTVPFLLAIVVPALFAALLGYVIFYGRLSDVYMGVITLTVTLILFNLINSTAGPEWRIGSAPLGGFNGIPAIPTLNWPGQQDEVLSPKDLFYVTFACLLLVYLGLRVLIASKVGRVIVAAKENEQRVLLLGYDARVYKLLCFTLGGAIAGLAGCLFANWGAFTSPTIFGLAQSAQIIIWVIVGGLGTLIGPIVGCVLIQWLTSQIGTQQVFNSNLVLGGILVVFVLLVPRGIVPTLGNLIDMAWRMLRPSARTAKPEKSGIAKVEPDAVPALPLATKEQAS, from the coding sequence GTGAATCGTTTTGCCAAGTCCTGGGTGAGTGCGGCCGTCAGTTTGGCCGTCGGCGTCGCGCTGCTCTTCGGCCTGCCCGGCGTGCTGGACGACTACACGCTGATCGAGGTCACGATCTATGCCGTGATGTCGATCCTCGGCGTGAGCCTGGCCTTCATCTGGGGCTTCGGCGGCATCCTGTGCTTCGGCCAGACCGCCTTCTTCGGCCTGGGTGCGTACACCTACGCCATCGGCGTGATGAACACGGGCGACAGCACGGTGCCCTTCCTGCTGGCGATCGTGGTGCCCGCGCTGTTCGCCGCCCTGCTCGGCTACGTGATCTTCTATGGCCGGCTGTCGGACGTATACATGGGCGTGATCACGCTCACCGTCACGCTGATCCTGTTCAACCTGATCAATTCGACCGCCGGGCCGGAGTGGCGCATCGGCAGCGCGCCGCTCGGCGGTTTCAACGGCATCCCGGCGATACCGACGCTCAACTGGCCCGGCCAACAGGACGAGGTGCTGTCGCCGAAGGACCTGTTCTACGTCACCTTCGCCTGCCTGCTGCTGGTCTACCTGGGCCTGCGCGTGCTGATCGCCTCGAAGGTCGGCCGCGTGATCGTCGCGGCCAAGGAGAACGAGCAGCGGGTGCTGCTGCTGGGCTACGACGCACGCGTCTACAAGCTCTTGTGCTTCACGCTGGGGGGCGCCATCGCGGGCCTGGCGGGCTGCCTGTTCGCGAACTGGGGCGCCTTCACCAGCCCGACCATCTTCGGGCTGGCGCAGTCGGCCCAGATCATCATCTGGGTGATCGTCGGCGGCCTGGGCACGCTGATCGGGCCGATCGTCGGCTGTGTGCTGATCCAGTGGCTCACCTCGCAGATCGGCACGCAGCAGGTCTTCAACTCGAACCTGGTGCTCGGCGGCATTCTGGTGGTTTTCGTGCTCCTGGTGCCGCGCGGCATCGTGCCGACGCTCGGCAACCTGATCGACATGGCCTGGCGGATGCTGCGGCCATCGGCCAGAACGGCGAAGCCGGAAAAGTCGGGCATTGCCAAGGTCGAGCCCGACGCAGTGCCCGCGCTGCCGCTCGCCACCAAGGAGCAGGCTTCGTGA
- a CDS encoding alpha/beta hydrolase, with product MTTYDPAWLERMYNNRARVPESGEHLARWTRESGQARAAMPGVLDVRYGDAPGETLDIFPGASSDAPVLFFIHGGWWRSLDKSDHSFVAPPFVQRGACVVLPNYALCPGTEAAPVTIPAIALQMVQALAWTWRHVAAYGGDPSRITVAGHSAGGHLAAMLLACDWQAVAPDLPAGLVRNALSISGLHDLREIRHVPFLADSLRLTEEDARRASPALWPAPKRGTLYTVAGADESEAFHAQNAVIRKAWGTKTVPVCELLPGLNHFSIVEALADPAHALHHHAVDLLDA from the coding sequence ATGACGACCTATGACCCCGCTTGGCTCGAGCGCATGTACAACAATCGCGCTCGCGTGCCTGAAAGCGGCGAGCACCTTGCGCGCTGGACGCGCGAGTCGGGGCAGGCCCGCGCCGCCATGCCCGGCGTGCTCGACGTCCGCTATGGCGATGCACCCGGCGAGACGCTCGACATCTTCCCCGGTGCCTCGTCCGACGCGCCGGTGCTCTTCTTCATCCATGGCGGCTGGTGGCGCTCGCTCGACAAGAGCGACCATTCCTTCGTGGCGCCGCCCTTCGTCCAACGCGGCGCCTGCGTGGTGCTGCCCAACTACGCGCTGTGCCCCGGCACCGAGGCCGCGCCAGTGACGATCCCGGCGATCGCGCTGCAGATGGTGCAGGCCCTGGCCTGGACGTGGCGCCATGTCGCCGCCTATGGCGGTGATCCTTCGCGCATCACCGTGGCCGGTCACTCGGCGGGGGGGCATCTGGCGGCGATGCTGCTGGCCTGCGACTGGCAGGCGGTGGCGCCGGATCTGCCCGCCGGGCTGGTGCGCAATGCGCTGTCGATCTCGGGCCTGCACGACCTGCGGGAGATTCGGCATGTGCCTTTCCTGGCCGATTCGCTGCGGCTGACCGAGGAGGATGCGCGACGTGCGAGCCCGGCGCTGTGGCCGGCACCGAAACGCGGCACGCTCTACACCGTGGCCGGTGCCGACGAGAGCGAAGCCTTCCATGCCCAGAACGCCGTGATCCGCAAGGCATGGGGCACGAAGACCGTGCCGGTCTGCGAACTGCTGCCGGGCCTCAACCACTTCAGCATCGTCGAGGCGCTGGCCGACCCGGCCCATGCGCTGCACCACCACGCCGTCGACCTGCTGGACGCCTGA
- a CDS encoding urea ABC transporter substrate-binding protein, whose protein sequence is MDRRSFIQSSAAVLAGGTVPLFPMAAHAADEIVVGSIIDMSGGLDIYGKPMTDCMTLAVEEQNAAGGLLGKKIRLANYDPQSNMQLYAQFAQQSALKDKSTVVMGGITSASREVIRPVLTRNKTLYFYNTQYEGGVCDRNTFCTGVTPGQTVAKLVPYAMKKWGKKVYVVAADYNYGQITSQWVKKFVQENGGSVASIDFFPLDVTNFGPTISKIEQAKPDVIISALVGGAHISFYRQWAAAGLTKKIPLASTTFAGGNEHIVLSAAETDGFLISYNYFQNLDTPQNKAFKDRFYKRFGADYPNITELAMGTYQGFKLWAEGVKKAGSIEREKMIAALESGISIEGPSGKVSLDPETHHCVLNVSIAEVRNKQLNIVETFQQQPPVDTSAVCNLKKNPKDNQQYVIKV, encoded by the coding sequence ATGGATCGTCGTTCCTTCATCCAGTCGTCCGCCGCCGTCCTGGCCGGCGGCACCGTGCCGCTGTTCCCGATGGCCGCGCATGCGGCCGACGAGATCGTGGTCGGCAGCATCATCGACATGTCGGGTGGGCTGGACATCTACGGCAAGCCGATGACGGACTGCATGACGCTCGCGGTGGAGGAGCAGAACGCGGCGGGCGGCCTGCTGGGCAAGAAGATCCGGCTGGCCAACTACGACCCGCAATCGAACATGCAGCTGTATGCGCAGTTCGCGCAGCAGTCGGCGCTGAAGGACAAGTCGACGGTCGTGATGGGCGGCATCACCTCGGCGTCGCGCGAGGTGATCCGTCCGGTGCTCACGCGCAACAAGACGCTCTACTTCTACAACACGCAGTACGAAGGCGGCGTGTGCGACCGCAACACCTTCTGCACCGGCGTCACGCCCGGCCAGACGGTCGCCAAGCTGGTGCCCTATGCGATGAAGAAGTGGGGCAAGAAAGTCTACGTGGTGGCGGCCGACTACAACTACGGCCAGATCACCTCGCAATGGGTGAAGAAGTTCGTGCAGGAGAACGGCGGCTCCGTCGCCTCCATCGACTTCTTCCCACTCGACGTCACCAACTTCGGACCGACGATCTCGAAGATCGAGCAGGCCAAGCCCGACGTGATCATCTCGGCGCTGGTCGGCGGCGCGCACATCTCGTTCTACCGCCAATGGGCGGCCGCAGGCCTGACCAAGAAGATCCCGCTGGCCTCGACCACCTTCGCGGGCGGCAACGAGCACATCGTGCTGTCGGCGGCAGAAACCGACGGCTTCCTGATCTCGTACAACTACTTCCAGAACCTCGACACGCCGCAGAACAAGGCCTTCAAGGACCGCTTCTACAAGCGCTTCGGTGCGGACTATCCGAACATCACCGAGCTGGCGATGGGCACGTACCAGGGCTTCAAGCTGTGGGCCGAGGGCGTGAAGAAGGCGGGCTCCATCGAGCGCGAGAAGATGATCGCGGCGCTCGAGTCGGGCATCAGCATCGAGGGACCGAGCGGCAAGGTGTCGCTGGACCCCGAGACCCACCACTGCGTGCTCAACGTGAGCATCGCCGAAGTGCGCAACAAGCAGCTCAATATCGTCGAGACCTTCCAGCAGCAGCCACCGGTCGACACCAGTGCCGTCTGCAACCTCAAGAAGAATCCGAAGGACAACCAGCAGTACGTCATCAAGGTCTGA
- a CDS encoding OmpW/AlkL family protein: protein MKKNLARALVAATLLGTLCAVPALAQEAQGNWLVRARAVRLDPANKSDAIGALAVPEDAITINKKTIPEVDITYFFTPNIAAELVLTVPQKQRVTIEQSALGGPVDIGTFKHLPPTLTLQYHFLPEGTFRPYVGAGFNYTRISSTNLNVPTVGRLDLDHNSFGLAVGAGFDIKVAKNVFLNFDVKKVQIRTDVSLNGNKLSTVKVDPLLIGVGIGYRF from the coding sequence ATGAAGAAGAACCTCGCCCGCGCCCTCGTTGCCGCTACCCTGCTCGGCACGCTGTGCGCCGTTCCTGCGCTGGCGCAGGAAGCCCAGGGCAACTGGCTGGTGCGTGCCCGTGCCGTGCGCCTCGACCCTGCCAACAAGTCGGACGCCATCGGCGCACTGGCCGTGCCGGAGGATGCGATCACGATCAACAAGAAGACGATTCCCGAAGTCGACATCACCTACTTCTTCACACCGAACATCGCGGCGGAGCTGGTGCTGACCGTGCCGCAGAAGCAGCGCGTGACCATCGAGCAAAGCGCGCTCGGCGGCCCAGTGGACATCGGCACCTTCAAGCACCTGCCGCCGACGCTGACGCTGCAGTACCACTTCCTGCCCGAGGGCACGTTCCGCCCCTATGTCGGTGCCGGCTTCAACTACACGCGCATCAGCTCGACCAACCTCAACGTGCCGACCGTCGGCCGGCTGGACCTGGACCACAACAGCTTCGGCTTGGCCGTGGGCGCCGGTTTCGACATCAAGGTCGCCAAGAACGTGTTCCTGAACTTCGACGTGAAGAAGGTGCAGATCCGCACCGACGTGAGCCTGAACGGCAACAAGCTGTCGACGGTCAAGGTCGACCCGCTGCTGATCGGCGTGGGCATCGGCTACCGCTTCTAG
- a CDS encoding SDR family NAD(P)-dependent oxidoreductase: MATFVPSASEPPHVVITGAAGALGRAVVQRFMSDGARLALIGHSERQLADAFPGLDNSRHLLIAADVTSDAGMRAAAGQILQAFQHVDTVVHVAGGFEMGASVHTLDRASWDRMMNLNAWSFVAVAQAFVPSMVERKAGSVIAVTAKIAGHGLASMSAYIASKSALQRLVEAMAAELSPHGVRVNSIAPSVLDTPANRQAMPDANPAEWVSTDVAAQTVAFLASPAAQALHGQHLALDA, encoded by the coding sequence ATGGCCACCTTTGTTCCTTCCGCCTCCGAACCGCCGCACGTTGTGATCACCGGCGCCGCCGGCGCGCTCGGGCGTGCCGTGGTTCAGCGTTTCATGAGCGACGGCGCCCGGCTGGCGCTCATCGGTCACAGCGAGCGCCAACTGGCCGATGCCTTTCCGGGGCTCGACAACTCGCGCCATCTGCTGATCGCGGCGGATGTGACGTCCGACGCGGGCATGCGGGCCGCCGCCGGGCAGATCCTTCAGGCCTTCCAGCATGTCGACACCGTCGTGCACGTGGCAGGCGGTTTCGAGATGGGCGCATCCGTGCACACGCTCGACCGCGCCAGTTGGGACCGCATGATGAACCTCAATGCCTGGTCCTTCGTCGCCGTGGCGCAGGCTTTCGTGCCGTCGATGGTCGAGCGCAAGGCCGGCAGCGTGATCGCCGTCACGGCCAAGATCGCGGGGCACGGGTTGGCCTCGATGTCCGCGTACATCGCGTCCAAGAGTGCGCTGCAGCGCCTGGTCGAGGCGATGGCGGCCGAGCTGTCGCCGCATGGCGTCCGGGTCAACAGCATCGCGCCCAGCGTGCTCGACACGCCCGCCAACCGACAAGCCATGCCCGACGCCAACCCGGCGGAGTGGGTGTCGACCGATGTCGCGGCGCAGACGGTGGCCTTCCTGGCATCGCCTGCCGCCCAGGCGCTGCACGGCCAGCATCTCGCCCTCGACGCTTGA
- a CDS encoding branched-chain amino acid ABC transporter permease, translated as MDLALVVLVQVLYAVASLVIVSAGLAVIFGMMKVINLAHGEFMMLGAYAVIGALELGVNLWIAIFIVAPIAVGLVGVVLERLVIRRLYGRMVDTMLATWGLSLLLVGIVTSLAGNTTAGVSAPLGSFSIGAYSVSGYTLVIIAVAVALALAIRFVLTRTQLGLIARGTMQKPDMANALGISPSRVYSVTFAVGAALSGLAGGLLAPLTGVVPTMGAAFVAKAFITVIGGGPAILAGLLGASTLFGAINQLATFVTTPVLGEVALLVAAIVMLRLLPQGITGRFFKGSL; from the coding sequence ATGGATCTCGCACTCGTCGTTCTCGTCCAGGTGCTCTACGCGGTGGCGAGCCTGGTCATCGTCTCCGCCGGGCTCGCCGTCATCTTCGGGATGATGAAGGTCATCAACCTGGCGCATGGCGAGTTCATGATGCTCGGCGCCTACGCCGTCATCGGCGCGCTCGAGCTGGGGGTCAACCTCTGGATCGCGATCTTCATCGTCGCGCCGATCGCGGTCGGCCTGGTGGGCGTGGTGCTGGAGCGGCTGGTGATCCGGCGCCTGTACGGCCGCATGGTCGACACCATGCTCGCGACCTGGGGGCTGTCGCTGCTGCTCGTCGGCATCGTCACCTCGCTCGCGGGCAACACCACGGCCGGCGTCTCGGCGCCGCTCGGCAGCTTCTCCATCGGGGCCTACTCGGTCAGCGGCTACACGCTGGTGATCATCGCCGTCGCCGTGGCGCTGGCCCTGGCGATCCGCTTCGTGCTCACCCGCACGCAGCTCGGGCTGATCGCGCGTGGCACCATGCAGAAGCCCGACATGGCGAACGCGCTGGGCATCAGTCCGAGCCGGGTGTATTCGGTGACCTTCGCGGTCGGCGCGGCACTCTCCGGCCTGGCGGGCGGGCTGCTCGCACCGCTGACCGGCGTCGTGCCGACGATGGGCGCGGCCTTCGTGGCCAAGGCCTTCATCACCGTAATCGGCGGCGGCCCGGCCATCCTGGCGGGCCTGCTCGGCGCCTCGACGTTGTTCGGCGCCATCAACCAGCTCGCGACCTTCGTGACCACGCCGGTGCTCGGCGAGGTGGCGTTGCTCGTGGCCGCGATCGTGATGCTGCGGCTGCTGCCGCAGGGCATCACCGGACGTTTCTTCAAGGGGTCGCTGTGA